In Flavobacteriaceae bacterium, the following proteins share a genomic window:
- a CDS encoding DUF1801 domain-containing protein, which translates to MNPAENYILNQPEPYCTIIMQLQIIIERTLPEAELLFKWKVPFYYIDKRPLCYLNHTKDYVDLGFWNSSHLTTHLEYLISADRKKIKSLRYKSVRDINNNVLTEILQNAYLVRNKKFW; encoded by the coding sequence GTGAATCCTGCCGAAAATTATATACTCAATCAGCCAGAGCCATATTGCACTATCATAATGCAATTGCAAATTATTATAGAGAGAACGTTACCTGAAGCTGAGCTATTGTTCAAATGGAAAGTACCTTTTTATTATATAGATAAAAGACCTTTATGCTATCTTAATCATACAAAAGATTATGTTGATTTAGGATTTTGGAATTCATCACACTTAACTACTCATCTTGAATACTTAATAAGTGCAGATCGAAAAAAAATAAAATCGTTACGATACAAATCTGTTCGAGACATTAATAATAACGTTTTAACAGAAATTTTACAAAATGCGTATTTAGTAAGAAATAAAAAATTCTGGTAA
- a CDS encoding 3-deoxy-8-phosphooctulonate synthase, translating to MQLNLVPKLKHIDSNNFFLLAGPCAIENEDMALRIAEKVIAITNDLKIPYIFKGSFKKANRSRIDSFTGIGDEKALKILKKVSETFNVPTVTDIHEVSDAKKAAEYVDVLQIPAFLVRQTDLVVAAAKTGKVVNLKKGQFMSPEAMKHAVQKVKDAGNEKAWITDRGTMFGYQDMIVDFRGIPTMRQYAPTILDVTHSLQQPNQTSGVTGGRPDMIETIARAGVVNYVDGLFIETHFDPANAKSDGANMLDLQYLEGLLNNLVRIRKTITNLN from the coding sequence ATGCAACTTAATTTAGTACCCAAATTAAAACATATAGATTCTAATAATTTCTTCTTACTAGCTGGGCCTTGTGCTATCGAAAATGAAGATATGGCATTACGTATTGCTGAAAAAGTTATAGCCATTACAAATGATCTTAAAATTCCATATATTTTTAAAGGAAGCTTTAAAAAAGCTAATCGTAGTAGAATTGATAGCTTTACGGGTATTGGAGATGAAAAAGCTTTAAAAATACTCAAAAAAGTTTCAGAAACGTTTAACGTTCCAACAGTGACCGATATTCATGAAGTTTCTGATGCTAAAAAAGCTGCTGAGTATGTTGATGTTTTACAAATTCCAGCATTTTTAGTACGTCAAACTGATCTTGTAGTTGCTGCTGCAAAAACAGGTAAAGTAGTAAATTTAAAAAAAGGGCAATTTATGAGCCCTGAAGCCATGAAACATGCTGTACAGAAAGTAAAAGATGCTGGAAACGAAAAAGCATGGATTACAGATAGAGGCACTATGTTTGGTTATCAAGATATGATTGTTGATTTTAGAGGTATTCCTACTATGCGACAATATGCTCCAACTATTTTAGATGTCACACATTCTTTACAACAACCAAATCAAACCAGTGGCGTTACTGGAGGCCGACCAGATATGATTGAAACTATAGCTAGAGCTGGTGTAGTAAATTATGTAGATGGTTTATTTATTGAAACACATTTTGATCCTGCAAATGCAAAAAGTGATGGTGCAAATATGCTAGATCTACAATACCTCGAAGGTTTACTCAACAATTTAGTTCGTATTAGAAAAACAATTACTAATCTAAATTAA
- a CDS encoding CDGSH iron-sulfur domain-containing protein yields the protein MNNNVRGGDSPIKCELEAGKKYSWCTCGHSENQPFCNGEHRAKNATPPMTFDAIETTEAYLCTCKQTKNPPYCDGSHN from the coding sequence ATGAATAATAATGTAAGAGGAGGAGATTCTCCTATTAAATGTGAATTAGAAGCTGGAAAAAAATATTCTTGGTGTACATGTGGGCATAGCGAAAATCAACCGTTTTGCAATGGAGAACATAGAGCTAAAAATGCTACTCCACCCATGACATTTGACGCTATAGAAACTACAGAAGCTTATTTATGTACTTGTAAGCAAACTAAAAACCCACCATATTGCGATGGATCTCATAATTAA
- a CDS encoding glycosyltransferase — translation MEKEKDISVIIPIYNEQNNILEIYKRLIATINNFTDSYELIFINDGSTDNSFNELIKLSEIDEKVFYINFSRNFGHQIAISAGLEFCIGNAVIIIDGDLQDPPELISELYEEYKEGFDVVYAKRETRKGETFLKKISSKLFYRVLEKITSFKIPLDTGDFRLLDKKVVRALNKMPEQNKFLRAQVAWLGFKQSQVLFKRESRNSGKSGYSYNQMFKLALDAITGFSNKPLLLVSKLGFIISFFSFLVIIYAIFSHFILKETITGWTSLIISSMFIGGIQLLSIGIIGEYISRINTNVKDRPLYIIDKTNIKLDS, via the coding sequence ATGGAAAAAGAAAAAGATATTTCAGTTATTATTCCAATTTATAATGAGCAAAATAATATTTTGGAAATTTATAAAAGATTAATTGCTACAATCAATAATTTCACTGATAGCTATGAATTAATTTTTATAAATGACGGTAGTACAGATAATTCGTTTAATGAATTAATTAAACTATCAGAGATTGATGAAAAAGTGTTCTATATTAATTTTAGCAGAAACTTTGGACATCAGATAGCAATATCTGCTGGGTTAGAATTTTGTATTGGTAATGCAGTTATTATTATTGATGGTGATTTGCAAGATCCACCAGAATTAATTTCGGAATTGTATGAAGAATATAAAGAAGGATTTGATGTTGTATATGCTAAGAGAGAAACTAGAAAAGGAGAAACTTTCTTGAAAAAAATAAGTTCGAAATTATTTTATAGAGTTTTAGAGAAAATTACTTCATTTAAAATTCCATTAGATACTGGGGACTTTAGACTTTTAGATAAGAAAGTAGTTAGGGCGTTAAACAAAATGCCCGAACAAAATAAGTTTTTAAGAGCACAAGTTGCTTGGTTAGGATTTAAACAATCACAAGTGTTATTTAAACGTGAGAGTCGTAACTCAGGTAAATCTGGATATTCATATAATCAAATGTTTAAATTGGCCTTAGATGCAATAACAGGGTTTTCAAATAAACCTCTTTTGCTAGTGAGCAAATTAGGGTTCATTATCTCATTTTTTTCGTTTTTAGTTATTATATATGCGATTTTTTCGCATTTTATATTAAAAGAAACTATAACAGGGTGGACGTCCCTAATTATTAGCTCGATGTTTATTGGAGGAATTCAGTTATTATCAATAGGGATCATAGGAGAATATATAAGTAGAATAAATACAAATGTAAAAGACAGACCTCTTTATATTATTGATAAAACAAATATTAAATTAGACAGTTAG
- a CDS encoding GNAT family N-acetyltransferase — protein sequence MFTIKAYTENYKEIWNEFVAISKNATFLFYRDFMEYHQDKFEDASMLIFKNEKLIALFPAHKINDKLYSHQGLTYGGLLLTNEIKLKNVLEGFKSLLESLNSQGIDIIELKQIPTIYYKNPSDELQYLMFLLNAKLIRRDTLSVVSLKNNKKFSKDRIQGIKRAQNYNLEIKEVQTFDDFWNKILIPNLKQKHAITPVHSLEEITLLKEQFPNNIRQFNVYNNDKIVAGTTIFETDTVAHSQYISANNEKNILGSLDTLHSYLIKEVFVHKLYFDFGVSNENKGRNINEGLQYWKEGFNAQTITQDFYEIETKNSIHLNSVML from the coding sequence ATTTTTACAATAAAAGCATACACAGAAAATTATAAAGAAATCTGGAATGAATTCGTAGCTATTTCTAAAAATGCTACATTTTTGTTTTATAGAGATTTTATGGAATACCATCAAGATAAGTTTGAAGATGCTTCAATGTTGATATTTAAAAATGAAAAACTTATAGCATTGTTTCCAGCTCATAAAATTAATGACAAATTATATTCACATCAAGGATTAACTTATGGTGGACTTCTTCTAACGAACGAAATAAAACTTAAAAATGTTTTAGAGGGGTTTAAATCTCTTTTAGAGAGTTTAAATTCTCAAGGCATAGATATTATAGAGTTAAAACAAATCCCAACTATTTATTATAAAAATCCTAGTGATGAATTACAATATCTAATGTTTTTATTAAATGCCAAGTTAATTAGAAGAGATACTCTTTCTGTAGTTAGTTTAAAGAATAATAAAAAGTTTTCTAAAGATAGAATCCAAGGAATTAAACGCGCTCAAAACTATAATTTAGAAATAAAAGAAGTGCAAACATTTGATGATTTCTGGAATAAGATTCTTATTCCTAATTTAAAACAGAAACATGCGATAACTCCTGTGCACAGTTTGGAAGAAATAACATTACTAAAAGAACAATTTCCTAATAATATAAGACAGTTTAACGTCTATAACAACGATAAAATTGTTGCTGGAACAACTATATTTGAAACTGATACTGTAGCGCATTCACAATATATATCTGCCAATAACGAAAAAAACATTTTAGGAAGTTTGGATACTTTACACTCTTATTTAATAAAGGAAGTTTTTGTGCATAAATTGTATTTTGATTTTGGTGTTTCTAATGAAAATAAAGGGAGAAATATTAATGAAGGTCTTCAATATTGGAAAGAAGGATTTAATGCTCAAACTATAACTCAAGACTTTTATGAAATAGAAACTAAAAATAGTATACACCTAAATTCTGTGATGCTATGA
- a CDS encoding peptidase M28 family protein produces the protein MKYFIFLLALSLTVPTFSQTDAENIKKIYDNSLSNGKSYEWLDYLSNGIGGRLSGSENAERAVQWTKAEMDKLGFDKVWLQPVMVPKWVRGNPEEAHIETIDGKAIKVNICALGGSVSTPVSGLKAEVIEVQGLEELETLGRENLEGKIVFFNRPLDPTLINTFSAYGGAVDQRGNGAREASKYGAVGAIVRSMNLRLDDFPHTGGIRYGDQPLNERIPSAAISTNDAELLSEMLKEDKKIKFYFKQNCEQLEDVLSHNVIGEITGSEFPDEYIVVGGHLDSWDLGDGSHDDGAGCMQSMDVIRLLTASGIKPKRSIRVVLFMNEENGLRGGTEYARVAKEKGENHIFALESDSGGFTPRGFIFDSNDTSFNKVLSWKSLFRPYLIHFFEQGGSGADIGPLKSNTTVLAGLRPDSQRYFDYHHTSIDKFDAINKRELELGAATMASLIYLVDKYGF, from the coding sequence ATGAAATATTTTATTTTTCTACTAGCACTATCTTTAACAGTGCCAACATTTTCACAAACTGATGCCGAAAATATTAAAAAGATTTATGATAACTCTCTTAGCAATGGAAAAAGCTACGAATGGTTAGATTATTTATCTAATGGTATTGGAGGGCGATTGTCAGGGTCTGAAAATGCAGAAAGAGCAGTACAATGGACCAAAGCTGAAATGGATAAACTAGGTTTTGATAAAGTATGGTTGCAACCTGTAATGGTTCCAAAATGGGTAAGAGGAAATCCTGAAGAAGCACATATAGAAACTATTGATGGTAAAGCTATAAAAGTAAATATTTGCGCTCTTGGAGGCTCTGTGTCTACACCTGTTTCTGGCTTAAAAGCAGAAGTGATTGAAGTGCAAGGTCTAGAAGAATTAGAAACTCTAGGTAGAGAAAATTTAGAAGGTAAAATTGTGTTTTTTAACCGTCCATTAGACCCAACATTAATTAATACATTTAGTGCTTATGGAGGTGCAGTAGACCAACGTGGAAATGGAGCAAGAGAAGCTAGTAAATATGGAGCAGTTGGTGCAATTGTGCGCTCTATGAATTTGCGTTTGGACGATTTTCCTCATACAGGCGGTATCCGTTACGGAGACCAACCATTAAATGAGCGTATTCCTTCAGCAGCAATAAGTACAAATGATGCAGAGTTGCTAAGTGAGATGTTAAAAGAAGATAAGAAAATAAAATTCTATTTTAAACAAAATTGTGAACAGTTAGAAGATGTATTATCTCATAATGTGATTGGAGAAATTACAGGAAGCGAATTTCCAGATGAATATATTGTAGTAGGAGGACACTTGGATTCTTGGGATTTGGGAGATGGATCTCATGACGATGGTGCAGGGTGTATGCAGTCTATGGATGTGATAAGATTACTAACAGCATCTGGGATAAAACCAAAACGTAGTATTAGAGTAGTGCTATTTATGAATGAGGAAAATGGACTTCGTGGAGGAACAGAATATGCTAGAGTAGCTAAAGAAAAAGGAGAGAATCATATTTTTGCTTTAGAGAGTGACTCAGGAGGATTTACACCTAGAGGATTTATATTTGACTCTAACGATACAAGTTTTAATAAAGTGCTAAGTTGGAAGTCATTATTTAGACCTTATTTAATTCATTTTTTTGAACAGGGAGGGAGTGGTGCTGATATTGGACCTCTTAAATCTAATACAACAGTTTTAGCTGGATTGAGACCAGATTCACAACGTTATTTTGATTACCACCATACTTCTATCGATAAATTTGATGCAATTAATAAGCGTGAGTTAGAACTAGGAGCTGCAACAATGGCATCATTAATTTATTTGGTAGACAAATATGGGTTTTAG
- a CDS encoding polyphosphate kinase 2 family protein, translating into MREVDIDQFKVTNPIVLERESTVFDLKVEEEIVEKELKKVRKKLGKLQDTLYAHGKYAVLICIQGMDTAGKDSMIREVFKDFNTRGIIVHSFKVPTELELKHDFIWRHYIALPSRGKFGVFNRTHYENVLVTRVHPEYILSENLPNVNSTKDINDVFWNRRFDQINNFEKHIAENGTIIFKFFLNLSKEEQKNRLLRRLEKQEKNWKFSPGDLKERKLWDEYQFCYEDAINRTSKAHAPWFAIPADNKPTARYIVARIIYDTLKKYTDIKEPELDDEIKNNIELYRQQLNNE; encoded by the coding sequence ATGAGAGAAGTTGATATTGACCAATTTAAAGTAACTAATCCAATTGTTTTAGAAAGAGAATCAACAGTTTTTGATTTAAAAGTTGAAGAAGAGATTGTTGAAAAAGAACTTAAAAAAGTTAGAAAAAAACTCGGAAAATTACAAGATACACTTTATGCTCATGGTAAATATGCAGTTTTAATTTGTATACAAGGGATGGATACTGCTGGAAAAGATAGTATGATTCGAGAAGTGTTTAAAGATTTTAATACAAGGGGAATTATAGTACATAGTTTTAAAGTTCCAACAGAATTAGAACTTAAACACGATTTTATTTGGCGTCACTATATTGCACTTCCATCACGTGGGAAATTTGGAGTGTTTAATAGAACACATTATGAAAATGTTTTAGTAACAAGAGTACATCCAGAATATATTTTGAGTGAGAATTTGCCAAATGTTAACTCTACAAAAGATATAAATGATGTATTTTGGAATAGGCGTTTTGATCAAATAAATAATTTCGAAAAACACATTGCAGAGAATGGGACAATCATTTTTAAATTCTTTTTAAACCTATCTAAAGAAGAACAAAAAAATCGTTTACTACGTCGTTTAGAAAAACAAGAAAAGAATTGGAAATTCTCACCTGGAGATTTAAAAGAACGAAAATTATGGGATGAGTATCAATTTTGTTATGAAGATGCTATAAATAGAACATCAAAAGCACATGCACCTTGGTTTGCAATTCCTGCAGATAATAAACCTACAGCAAGATATATTGTTGCTAGAATTATATATGATACTTTAAAAAAGTATACAGATATAAAAGAGCCAGAATTAGACGATGAAATTAAAAATAACATTGAATTGTATAGACAACAACTCAATAATGAGTAA
- the typA gene encoding translational GTPase TypA, translating into MTNIKNIAIIAHVDHGKTTLVDKIMYHCQLFRENENTGDLILDNNDLERERGITITSKNVSVIYKDTKINIIDTPGHADFGGEVERVLNMADGVLLLVDAFEGPMPQTRFVLQKAIDLGLKPCVVVNKVDKENCTPEEVHEKVFDLMFELGAEEWQLDFPTVYGSAKNNWMSEDWKNQTENIEPLLDMVIEHIPAPTIPEGNTQMLITSLDFSSFTGRIAIGRLTRGELKVGQNITLVKRDGSIVKNKIKELHIFEGLGRKKVEEVQTGDICAIVGLEGFEIGDTVADFEAPQGLKTIAIDEPTMSMLFTINDSPFFGKDGKFVTSRHIKDRLTKELEKNLALRVEETNSADKFMVFGRGVLHLSVLIETMRREGYELQIGQPQVIIKEIDGVKCEPVEEMTIDLPEHVSGKAIEMVTLRKGEMLSMEAKGERMVCEFIVPSRGIIGLRNQLLTATAGEAIMAHRFKEYQPLKGGIPERQNGSLVSMEKGTAIPYSIDKLQDRGKFFVDPGEDIYEGQVIGENSRGDDMTVNITKTKKLSNVRSSGADDKAKIVPAIKFSLEEALEYIQKDEYVEVTPNHLRLRKIYLTEVERKRNKII; encoded by the coding sequence ATGACTAATATTAAAAATATTGCAATCATTGCTCACGTCGATCATGGTAAAACAACTTTGGTAGATAAAATTATGTATCACTGTCAGTTATTTCGTGAAAACGAAAATACAGGAGATTTAATTTTAGATAATAACGATTTAGAGCGAGAACGTGGAATTACAATTACATCTAAGAATGTATCTGTAATATATAAAGACACAAAAATTAATATTATTGATACTCCTGGTCACGCCGATTTTGGTGGAGAAGTTGAGCGAGTACTTAATATGGCAGATGGTGTTTTATTATTAGTAGACGCTTTTGAAGGCCCAATGCCACAAACACGTTTTGTATTACAAAAAGCTATAGATCTTGGTTTAAAACCTTGTGTGGTAGTTAATAAAGTAGATAAAGAAAATTGTACCCCAGAAGAAGTACATGAAAAAGTTTTTGATTTAATGTTTGAGCTTGGTGCTGAAGAGTGGCAGTTAGATTTTCCAACAGTTTATGGTTCTGCAAAGAATAATTGGATGAGTGAAGATTGGAAAAACCAAACTGAAAATATAGAGCCGTTATTAGATATGGTAATAGAGCATATTCCTGCTCCTACAATACCAGAAGGAAATACACAAATGTTAATCACATCATTAGATTTCTCTTCATTTACTGGACGTATTGCAATTGGACGTTTAACTCGTGGCGAACTTAAAGTTGGACAAAACATCACTTTAGTAAAAAGAGATGGGAGTATTGTAAAAAATAAAATTAAAGAACTTCATATTTTTGAAGGGTTAGGACGTAAGAAAGTTGAAGAAGTACAAACAGGAGATATTTGTGCAATTGTTGGTTTAGAAGGATTTGAAATTGGAGATACAGTTGCAGATTTTGAAGCCCCACAAGGTTTAAAAACAATTGCTATTGATGAACCAACAATGAGTATGTTATTTACGATAAACGATTCCCCTTTCTTTGGTAAAGATGGAAAATTTGTAACATCTCGCCATATAAAAGATCGTTTGACCAAAGAGCTTGAAAAGAATTTAGCATTAAGAGTTGAAGAAACTAATAGTGCTGATAAATTTATGGTTTTTGGTCGTGGAGTATTGCATTTATCTGTTTTAATAGAAACAATGCGTCGTGAAGGGTATGAATTACAGATTGGCCAACCTCAAGTAATTATAAAAGAAATTGATGGGGTTAAGTGTGAACCTGTAGAAGAAATGACTATAGATTTACCAGAGCATGTATCTGGTAAAGCGATAGAAATGGTAACGCTTCGTAAAGGAGAAATGCTAAGTATGGAAGCTAAAGGTGAGCGTATGGTATGTGAGTTTATAGTACCTTCTCGTGGTATTATAGGCTTACGTAATCAATTACTAACAGCAACAGCTGGAGAAGCAATAATGGCACATCGATTTAAAGAATATCAACCTCTAAAAGGAGGTATTCCTGAACGTCAAAACGGTAGTTTAGTTTCTATGGAAAAAGGAACAGCAATTCCCTATTCTATAGATAAATTACAAGATAGAGGTAAGTTTTTTGTAGATCCAGGTGAAGATATTTACGAAGGTCAAGTTATTGGAGAAAACTCTCGTGGAGATGACATGACGGTAAACATTACTAAAACTAAAAAATTAAGTAATGTACGTTCTTCTGGGGCTGACGATAAAGCGAAGATTGTCCCTGCAATTAAATTTTCGTTAGAAGAAGCTTTAGAATACATTCAAAAAGATGAATATGTAGAAGTTACACCTAACCATTTACGTTTACGTAAAATTTATCTAACAGAAGTAGAACGTAAACGCAATAAGATTATTTAA
- a CDS encoding sigma-54-dependent Fis family transcriptional regulator has product MSKILVIEDESAIRRVLVKILSEENDTYELDEAEDGLVGIDKIKKDDFDLVLCDIKMPKMDGVEVLEAVKKIKPEIPMIMISGHGDLDTAVNTMRLGAFDYISKPPDLNRLLNTVRNALDRKELVVENKLLKKRVSKNYEMIGDSKSISQIKEIIDKVAPTDARVLITGPNGTGKELVAHWLHQKSERSKGAMIEVNCAAIPSELIESELFGHVKGAFTSANKDRAGKFEAANGGTIFLDEIGDMSLSAQAKVLRALQESRIQRVGSDKDIKVNVRVVAATNKNLQKEIKEGRFREDLYHRLAVILIKVPALNDRREDIPLLINYFASKIANEQGTIQKTFSTKATKLLQEYDWTGNIRELRNVVERLIILGEKEVSETDVKLFASK; this is encoded by the coding sequence ATGTCAAAAATATTAGTGATAGAAGATGAATCGGCAATTAGAAGAGTATTAGTTAAAATACTTTCTGAAGAAAATGATACTTATGAATTAGATGAAGCTGAAGATGGTTTAGTTGGTATTGATAAGATTAAAAAAGACGATTTCGATTTAGTGCTTTGTGATATAAAAATGCCTAAAATGGATGGTGTAGAAGTTCTAGAAGCTGTAAAAAAAATAAAACCAGAAATACCTATGATAATGATATCTGGGCATGGTGATTTAGATACAGCTGTAAACACAATGCGTTTAGGAGCATTTGATTATATATCGAAACCACCAGATTTAAATAGGTTATTAAATACTGTAAGAAATGCGTTAGACAGAAAAGAACTTGTTGTAGAAAATAAACTTTTAAAGAAAAGAGTTAGTAAAAACTATGAAATGATTGGAGATAGTAAATCTATTTCCCAGATAAAAGAAATTATAGATAAAGTAGCTCCTACAGATGCAAGAGTGTTAATTACAGGACCTAATGGAACAGGTAAAGAATTAGTAGCACATTGGTTACATCAAAAAAGTGAACGCTCTAAAGGAGCAATGATAGAGGTAAATTGTGCTGCTATACCAAGTGAGTTAATTGAAAGTGAATTATTTGGCCATGTAAAAGGAGCTTTTACTTCGGCAAATAAAGATAGAGCAGGGAAATTTGAAGCAGCAAATGGAGGGACTATTTTTCTTGATGAAATAGGAGATATGAGTCTTTCTGCTCAGGCAAAAGTATTACGGGCATTACAAGAAAGTCGTATACAGCGTGTTGGTAGTGATAAAGATATTAAAGTGAATGTTAGAGTTGTAGCCGCAACAAATAAAAATTTACAAAAAGAAATTAAAGAAGGAAGATTTAGAGAAGATTTATATCATAGGCTTGCAGTAATTTTAATTAAGGTACCAGCATTAAATGATAGACGTGAAGATATTCCTTTATTAATTAATTATTTTGCTTCTAAAATTGCTAATGAACAAGGAACCATCCAAAAAACATTTTCTACAAAAGCTACTAAATTACTTCAAGAATATGATTGGACAGGTAATATTAGAGAGTTACGTAATGTTGTAGAACGATTAATTATTTTAGGAGAAAAAGAAGTTAGTGAAACAGACGTAAAATTGTTTGCTTCTAAATAA
- a CDS encoding DegT/DnrJ/EryC1/StrS family aminotransferase, producing MIKFLDLKQVNARFQTQFEEEYLTFLNSGNYILGENVSAFEINFASFCDTKYCIGVGNGLDALTLIFRGYIELGRMKVGDEVIIPANTYIASILAVINSGLTPVFVEPSIETFNISIENIEERITSKTKAILMVHLYGQLADMLPVVTIAKTHNIIVIEDAAQAHGAKTTEGIRSGSLGDAAGFSFYPTKNLGALGDAGAITTNNDDLASVIYKLRNYGSVIKNNNDLIGYNSRLDEIQALFLNIKLKFLESDNLERIAIAKQYIARIKSSKIKLPFFSNEQDHVFHQFVIRVDGNRKHFMEYLDSKTIETSVHYPIPPHQQNALIAYKNLNLPITEKIHQTVVSLPIYPTMDLEQVNEVIDQINAY from the coding sequence ATGATAAAATTTCTTGACTTAAAACAAGTAAATGCTCGTTTTCAAACTCAATTTGAAGAAGAGTATCTAACATTTTTAAATTCAGGTAATTATATTTTAGGAGAAAATGTATCTGCTTTTGAGATAAATTTTGCATCATTTTGTGATACAAAATATTGTATAGGCGTAGGTAATGGCTTGGATGCACTTACGCTTATTTTTAGAGGATATATTGAATTAGGTAGAATGAAGGTAGGAGATGAAGTTATTATACCGGCAAACACCTACATAGCTTCTATTCTAGCAGTTATTAATTCAGGATTAACACCAGTTTTTGTTGAGCCTAGCATAGAAACATTTAATATTTCTATAGAAAATATAGAAGAGAGAATAACATCTAAAACAAAAGCTATATTGATGGTACATTTATATGGGCAATTAGCCGATATGTTACCTGTTGTGACAATAGCTAAGACTCATAATATAATTGTAATAGAAGATGCTGCACAAGCACATGGGGCCAAAACAACTGAAGGAATCAGATCAGGGAGCTTAGGAGATGCTGCAGGCTTTAGTTTTTACCCTACCAAAAACTTAGGAGCGCTAGGAGATGCTGGAGCTATTACTACAAACAATGACGATTTAGCCTCTGTAATATATAAATTACGAAATTATGGTTCGGTGATTAAAAATAATAATGATCTTATTGGATATAACTCTAGGTTAGATGAGATACAAGCTTTGTTTTTAAATATTAAATTAAAGTTTTTAGAATCAGATAATTTAGAAAGAATCGCTATTGCAAAACAATATATTGCCAGGATTAAGTCAAGTAAAATTAAATTGCCATTCTTTTCGAATGAGCAAGATCATGTTTTTCATCAATTTGTGATTAGAGTAGATGGTAATCGAAAGCATTTTATGGAGTATTTAGATTCTAAAACCATAGAAACGTCAGTACATTATCCTATACCACCACATCAGCAAAATGCATTGATAGCATATAAAAATTTAAACCTCCCCATAACAGAGAAAATTCATCAAACTGTTGTAAGTTTACCAATTTACCCTACAATGGATCTTGAACAAGTAAATGAAGTTATTGATCAAATAAATGCGTATTAA